Proteins encoded by one window of Enterobacter pseudoroggenkampii:
- a CDS encoding AAA domain-containing protein has protein sequence MMQNSSKDILSAWHDYVKFSGAEKSKIPASKVHEHQQLMLGINNCEENQSGVILRVTPEMRNHWRQRFVEYDEKGRITHIEPVNLLFPVLRCIENERGKANVKYLPLFSFPLPKSFFEQNENTLLVPVKDGQLVSAFPFAFREMFGIQLDELGENRHMMSIVSALTGCKYDTFLEAFKALQKWVTQQSNSKYQGLETAFNALVAPLHNEDYNLKRDAEDFTWLCNNAVGDFPLLEQYLSHIHSDEKAPHIHEVVTGGLFETQYPLGHGQMAAIQAINQDERLVAVQGAPGTGKTTLFKSLIAQQLVARALAIADGKDQNFGMLVTSTAIKAVENIIDDLRSDPATEDLDWLWFHSGSNEQVQHELTRLEKLIGRWRQESYDQQQQHDFLAVLLKHRDEMNACYRAYLNEKAVAIQSVVDCGLDTQLAKELPARFMEKIPSLAAHAQVLGIDVSLHRPDDLDTLACQLEQRLQEIREIKTQRLQASRIYQTLQATWPQQHSLEQILSWMDSPLRPALELHYRDYPRKGIKRYLARFFERKYPARLQQMSLAAPEDFLKFSLSSLPHRQLAALADAGEMLSQQLDSLALLALLLHAEPEAQQEVDLLTLNTEVEELQAQWRQVIRAQQLTAQYQQRYPEGNWCDILRKRFIRQHREMFEAAIGYLWQEQLKRKIELEEVLTHWRALMSKRRSAGYYRWLDKLDDFYRALSLVYPVMATTLVSAWKVAGYRKLDELKGHKPWHLALCDEAGMISLESLVPLLSRSEKAMIVGDPLQIEPIRNLSENMQTQLRERHFASNNTLYERVSPASVTGWHRAAGTLSGKVDDTGNGIILDEHRRCQQAIADLFIRLANYHGVSVETAPPSSRIASAFEKSGGHHLMFYSVEGQKGDTVNTNLDEVDAIELLLDKLEEAGYDLTADVGIVTPYSNQKSLLIKRLAQRMNHWQKNCIGTVHQFQGVGFEVIIYSPVIFHPLDNPNFQNDAPNMLNVAVSRAKQQFIVVGNHHRLRQAGGYLKVLADSVAESFLLEQGSQHPNFASLSQTPRLQRYYRDCEHIAAFSALASQCEQELVIIAPWIRRGGKNYQRPELAQLVATQRRGVRVKVYYGYYHQCVDRAEDNDETLVAEYREQLGKENIIRLTEGTHEKVMMIDGRYIVLGSWNWLSHGYHHSCERSKQFTNAIRHEISAELDDASLVRELRERLRLE, from the coding sequence ATGATGCAAAACTCGTCTAAAGATATCCTTTCAGCGTGGCATGATTATGTGAAATTCAGTGGCGCAGAAAAGAGTAAAATACCGGCCAGCAAGGTGCATGAGCACCAACAACTCATGCTCGGTATAAATAACTGTGAAGAAAACCAGAGCGGCGTAATACTCCGTGTTACGCCTGAAATGCGCAACCACTGGCGCCAGCGTTTCGTCGAATATGACGAAAAGGGTAGAATTACCCATATTGAGCCTGTTAACCTGCTTTTTCCGGTACTGCGCTGTATCGAAAACGAGCGAGGTAAGGCCAATGTAAAATACCTTCCGCTGTTCTCTTTCCCCCTCCCCAAATCATTTTTTGAACAGAACGAAAACACCCTGCTAGTTCCCGTCAAAGATGGACAACTTGTTAGCGCATTCCCCTTCGCTTTTCGCGAAATGTTTGGTATTCAGCTGGATGAGCTCGGTGAAAACCGTCATATGATGAGTATCGTTAGCGCGCTCACGGGATGTAAATATGACACGTTCCTTGAGGCGTTTAAGGCTCTTCAGAAATGGGTCACTCAGCAATCAAACAGTAAATATCAGGGGCTGGAAACTGCGTTTAATGCCCTGGTGGCTCCGCTGCATAATGAGGATTACAACCTCAAGCGTGATGCGGAAGATTTCACCTGGCTGTGTAATAACGCAGTTGGTGATTTCCCGTTACTGGAGCAGTATCTCAGCCATATCCATAGTGACGAGAAGGCCCCACATATTCACGAAGTGGTGACTGGCGGTTTGTTTGAAACACAATATCCTCTGGGCCATGGGCAGATGGCGGCAATACAGGCGATTAATCAGGATGAGCGCCTGGTTGCTGTACAAGGCGCGCCTGGTACGGGTAAAACCACGCTATTCAAGTCACTCATCGCACAACAACTGGTTGCCAGAGCACTGGCGATTGCTGATGGAAAGGACCAGAATTTCGGCATGCTGGTCACGTCCACGGCAATAAAAGCGGTGGAGAATATCATTGACGATCTGCGCAGTGACCCTGCAACTGAGGATCTAGACTGGTTATGGTTTCATAGCGGCTCGAACGAACAGGTTCAGCATGAGCTTACCCGGCTTGAGAAACTGATTGGTCGTTGGCGACAGGAAAGCTATGACCAACAGCAGCAGCACGATTTTTTAGCGGTTTTACTCAAGCATCGTGACGAGATGAACGCTTGTTACCGGGCGTATCTGAATGAAAAGGCAGTAGCGATACAATCTGTTGTGGATTGTGGTCTGGACACCCAACTAGCAAAAGAGCTACCAGCTCGTTTCATGGAAAAAATTCCCTCGCTCGCCGCTCATGCACAGGTACTCGGAATTGATGTTTCGCTTCATCGCCCCGACGACCTGGATACCTTAGCCTGTCAGTTAGAACAGCGCCTGCAGGAAATTAGGGAGATAAAAACGCAGCGTCTACAGGCCAGCAGAATTTACCAGACGTTGCAGGCGACATGGCCGCAGCAGCATAGTCTGGAGCAGATACTTAGCTGGATGGATTCACCGCTACGCCCAGCCCTGGAGCTGCATTACCGCGACTACCCGCGTAAAGGGATAAAGCGTTATCTGGCTCGTTTTTTCGAGAGGAAATATCCAGCAAGGTTGCAACAGATGAGCCTGGCTGCACCGGAGGACTTTCTCAAATTCAGTCTTTCTTCCCTTCCCCATCGTCAGCTGGCTGCTCTGGCTGATGCTGGGGAAATGCTTTCACAGCAGTTAGATAGCCTGGCGCTACTGGCGCTGCTCCTGCATGCGGAACCCGAAGCTCAACAGGAAGTTGACCTGCTGACTCTTAATACTGAAGTAGAAGAATTGCAGGCACAATGGCGTCAGGTCATCCGGGCGCAACAGCTAACGGCACAGTATCAACAGCGTTATCCGGAAGGTAACTGGTGCGACATTTTGCGTAAACGCTTTATCAGGCAACACCGGGAAATGTTCGAAGCCGCTATCGGTTATCTCTGGCAGGAACAACTGAAACGGAAAATTGAGCTTGAAGAGGTGCTGACCCACTGGCGGGCCCTGATGAGTAAGCGTCGCAGTGCGGGCTACTATCGCTGGCTGGATAAGCTAGATGATTTCTATCGCGCACTGTCTCTTGTATATCCAGTAATGGCGACCACGCTGGTTTCCGCGTGGAAGGTTGCTGGTTATCGTAAGCTCGATGAACTCAAGGGGCATAAACCATGGCACCTGGCACTGTGCGACGAAGCGGGCATGATTTCGCTTGAATCCCTCGTGCCCCTTTTGAGTCGCAGTGAGAAAGCGATGATTGTTGGCGATCCTCTGCAAATTGAACCCATTAGAAACCTGTCAGAAAACATGCAAACACAGTTGCGTGAGCGTCATTTCGCCAGCAACAATACGTTGTATGAGCGTGTTTCACCTGCAAGCGTCACGGGCTGGCACCGTGCTGCTGGTACGCTTTCCGGCAAGGTAGACGATACGGGTAATGGCATCATTCTCGATGAGCATCGCCGGTGCCAGCAAGCTATTGCCGACCTTTTCATCCGACTGGCGAACTACCATGGCGTCAGCGTGGAAACTGCCCCCCCTTCCAGCCGTATTGCCAGCGCGTTTGAGAAATCAGGCGGGCATCATTTGATGTTCTACAGCGTAGAAGGCCAGAAAGGCGATACGGTTAACACTAATCTGGATGAAGTTGATGCTATCGAGCTATTGCTGGATAAGCTGGAAGAAGCTGGTTACGATCTGACTGCCGATGTTGGCATCGTCACTCCCTATAGCAATCAGAAGTCATTGTTGATTAAACGTCTTGCGCAACGAATGAATCACTGGCAGAAAAACTGCATTGGTACAGTGCATCAGTTTCAGGGCGTAGGCTTTGAGGTCATCATTTATAGTCCGGTTATTTTTCATCCTCTTGATAATCCGAATTTTCAAAACGACGCACCAAACATGCTGAATGTCGCGGTTTCACGCGCAAAGCAGCAATTTATCGTCGTAGGTAACCATCATCGATTGCGGCAAGCAGGTGGATACCTGAAAGTCCTTGCAGATAGCGTTGCCGAAAGCTTCCTGCTTGAACAGGGTAGCCAGCATCCGAATTTTGCCAGTCTAAGCCAGACTCCCCGTCTACAGCGTTATTATCGCGACTGCGAACATATTGCCGCATTTAGCGCTCTGGCCAGCCAGTGTGAACAGGAGCTGGTTATCATCGCTCCGTGGATCCGTCGAGGAGGTAAGAATTATCAGAGGCCGGAGCTGGCGCAGTTGGTAGCCACGCAGCGGCGTGGTGTCAGGGTTAAAGTTTATTACGGCTACTATCACCAGTGCGTGGATCGTGCGGAAGATAATGATGAGACTCTGGTTGCCGAGTACCGCGAACAACTAGGAAAAGAGAATATTATCC